The following are from one region of the Rhizobacter sp. AJA081-3 genome:
- a CDS encoding NADP-dependent malic enzyme, which translates to MSNADDKRAELRRAALEYHEFPTPGKVAIAATKQLVNQRDLALAYSPGVAAACEEIVADPANAFRYTSRGNLVAVITNGTAVLGLGDIGPLAAKPVMEGKAVLFKKFAGIDVFDIEVAEKNLDKLIDMIAALEPTFGGINLEDIKAPDCFYVERALRARMKIPVFHDDQHGTAIVVGAAMLNALKVSGKDIKKVKLVASGAGAAALACLGLLLKLGLPRENIWVTDLAGVVYEGRKELMDEDKAQFAQNTPHRTLAQAIVGADIFLGLSAGGVLKKEMVATMAASPLIFALANPNPEILPEDVKAVRDDAIIATGRTDYPNQVNNVLCFPYIFRGALDCGATTITDEMEIAAVHAIAELAQAEQSEVVAAAYAGATLSFGPEYLIPKPFDPRLMMKIAPAVAKAAADSGVALRPVKDFDAYREKLQTFVYASGQTMKPIFALAKRAATKRVAYAEGEEERVLRAVQVVVDEGLARPTLIGRPAVIAQRIERFGLRLKEELDYDVVNVENDHRYRDFWQTYHQMTERRGVTTQVAKIEMRRRLTLIGSMLLHKGEVDGMLCGTWGTTASHLFYIDQVIGKRHGGSPSTQQDVRVYACMNGLMLPGRQVFLVDTHVNADPSAEELSEITVMAAEEMLRFGVQPKAALLSHSNFGTSDHPSAAKMRRTLALLREQAPWLEVDGEMHGDVALDGELRHALMPRSTLKGDANLLVLPNIDAANISYNLLKTAAGGGIAIGPVLLGAAKPVHVLTPSATVRRIVNMTALTVADANAAR; encoded by the coding sequence ATGTCCAACGCCGACGACAAGCGCGCCGAACTGCGCCGCGCAGCCCTCGAGTACCACGAGTTCCCGACGCCGGGGAAGGTGGCGATCGCGGCCACCAAGCAACTCGTCAACCAGCGCGATCTGGCGCTGGCCTACTCGCCCGGCGTGGCGGCGGCCTGCGAGGAGATCGTCGCCGACCCGGCGAACGCCTTCCGGTACACCTCGCGCGGCAACCTGGTGGCCGTCATCACCAACGGCACCGCGGTGCTGGGCCTGGGCGACATCGGCCCGCTGGCGGCCAAGCCGGTGATGGAAGGCAAGGCGGTGCTGTTCAAGAAGTTCGCCGGAATCGACGTGTTCGACATCGAGGTCGCGGAGAAGAACCTCGACAAGCTGATCGACATGATCGCGGCGCTCGAGCCCACCTTCGGCGGCATCAACCTCGAGGACATCAAGGCGCCGGACTGCTTCTACGTCGAGCGCGCGCTGCGCGCACGCATGAAGATCCCGGTCTTCCACGACGACCAGCACGGCACGGCCATCGTCGTCGGCGCGGCGATGCTCAACGCGCTGAAGGTCTCGGGCAAGGACATCAAGAAGGTCAAGCTGGTCGCATCGGGCGCGGGTGCAGCCGCGCTGGCTTGCCTGGGCCTGCTGCTCAAGCTCGGCCTGCCGCGCGAGAACATCTGGGTGACTGACCTGGCCGGCGTGGTCTACGAAGGCCGCAAGGAGTTGATGGACGAGGACAAGGCGCAGTTCGCGCAGAACACCCCGCACCGCACGCTCGCCCAGGCCATCGTCGGCGCGGACATCTTCCTCGGCCTGTCGGCCGGCGGTGTGCTGAAGAAGGAGATGGTCGCGACGATGGCCGCGAGCCCGTTGATCTTCGCGCTGGCCAACCCGAACCCGGAGATCCTGCCCGAAGACGTGAAGGCGGTGCGCGACGACGCGATCATCGCCACCGGCCGCACCGACTACCCGAACCAGGTCAACAACGTCCTGTGCTTCCCGTACATCTTCCGCGGTGCGCTCGACTGCGGCGCGACGACGATCACCGACGAGATGGAGATCGCCGCGGTGCACGCGATCGCCGAGCTCGCGCAGGCCGAGCAAAGCGAGGTGGTGGCCGCGGCCTATGCCGGCGCCACGCTGAGCTTCGGACCGGAATATCTGATCCCCAAGCCCTTCGATCCGCGGCTGATGATGAAGATCGCGCCGGCGGTGGCGAAAGCGGCCGCCGATTCCGGCGTGGCCTTGCGGCCGGTGAAGGACTTCGACGCCTACCGCGAGAAGCTGCAGACCTTCGTCTACGCCTCCGGGCAGACGATGAAGCCGATCTTCGCGCTGGCCAAGCGCGCCGCGACCAAGCGCGTGGCCTACGCCGAGGGCGAGGAGGAACGCGTGCTGCGCGCCGTGCAGGTGGTGGTCGACGAGGGTCTCGCGCGGCCCACGCTGATCGGCCGGCCGGCGGTGATCGCGCAGCGCATCGAACGCTTCGGCCTTCGCCTGAAGGAGGAGCTCGACTACGACGTGGTCAACGTCGAGAACGACCACCGCTACCGCGATTTCTGGCAGACCTATCACCAGATGACCGAGCGCCGCGGCGTGACGACGCAGGTCGCGAAGATCGAGATGCGCCGGCGCCTGACGCTGATCGGCTCGATGCTGCTGCACAAGGGCGAGGTCGACGGCATGCTCTGCGGCACCTGGGGCACCACGGCCTCGCACCTGTTCTACATCGACCAGGTGATCGGCAAGCGCCATGGTGGCAGCCCGAGCACGCAGCAGGACGTGCGGGTCTACGCCTGCATGAACGGGCTGATGCTGCCGGGTCGCCAGGTGTTTCTCGTCGACACCCATGTGAACGCCGACCCGAGCGCCGAGGAGCTGTCCGAGATCACCGTGATGGCCGCCGAGGAGATGCTGCGGTTCGGCGTGCAGCCCAAGGCCGCGCTGCTCTCGCACTCCAACTTCGGCACCAGCGACCACCCGAGCGCGGCCAAGATGCGCCGCACGCTGGCGCTGCTGCGCGAGCAGGCACCCTGGCTGGAAGTCGACGGCGAGATGCACGGCGACGTGGCGCTCGACGGCGAACTGCGCCACGCCTTGATGCCGCGCAGCACGCTCAAGGGCGACGCCAACCTGCTGGTGCTGCCGAACATCGATGCCGCCAACATCTCCTACAACCTGCTGAAGACCGCGGCCGGCGGCGGCATCGCGATCGGGCCGGTGCTGCTCGGCGCGGCCAAGCCGGTGCATGTGCTGACGCCGTCAGCCACGGTCAGGCGCATCGTGAACATGACGGCTCTGACGGTCGCTGACGCCAACGCGGCACGCTGA
- a CDS encoding ribonuclease domain-containing protein, which translates to MLPNEALQARESVSSRVSLAELPPEAVKTHRLILSGGPFPYSKDGSVFGNRERQLPAQTRGFYREYTVKTPGASNRGARRIVCGGKTPTAPEACYYTADHYASFRRIVE; encoded by the coding sequence ATGCTTCCGAACGAAGCGCTGCAGGCCAGGGAATCGGTCTCGTCCCGGGTGTCGCTCGCCGAGCTGCCACCCGAGGCCGTGAAGACACATCGGTTGATCCTGTCCGGCGGGCCCTTCCCGTATTCGAAGGATGGCTCGGTGTTCGGTAACCGTGAACGGCAGCTTCCCGCACAAACGCGCGGCTTCTATCGCGAATACACCGTCAAGACACCGGGCGCATCCAACCGGGGAGCCCGACGGATCGTCTGCGGCGGGAAGACGCCCACCGCACCGGAAGCCTGTTACTACACCGCCGATCACTATGCGAGCTTCCGCCGCATCGTGGAGTGA
- a CDS encoding barstar family protein, with the protein MLLQTVRPNIVQAIRAYRVEDLMAAAEGAGQHFLYANLTAAQSKQEVLESIAQSFMFPAHFGKNLDALYDCMTDLVHKSGSQPGFVVVLEQLPDNPRFDREAREQLLDVFRDAADYWGERRIPFRCFYSFQ; encoded by the coding sequence ATGCTCTTGCAGACCGTCCGTCCAAACATTGTTCAGGCCATACGCGCGTACCGCGTCGAGGATCTGATGGCCGCCGCCGAAGGCGCCGGCCAGCACTTCCTCTATGCGAACCTGACCGCTGCGCAGTCGAAGCAGGAGGTGCTGGAGAGCATCGCCCAGTCGTTCATGTTCCCTGCCCACTTCGGCAAGAACCTGGACGCGCTGTACGACTGCATGACCGACCTGGTGCACAAGTCCGGCTCGCAGCCGGGTTTCGTGGTGGTGCTCGAGCAGTTGCCCGACAACCCCCGCTTCGACCGCGAAGCCCGCGAGCAATTGCTCGACGTCTTCCGCGACGCGGCCGACTACTGGGGGGAACGACGAATACCGTTCAGGTGCTTCTATTCTTTTCAGTAG
- the rsmA gene encoding 16S rRNA (adenine(1518)-N(6)/adenine(1519)-N(6))-dimethyltransferase RsmA has protein sequence MGHIARKRFGQHFLADAGVIDAIVAAIDPRPGQALVEIGPGLGAMTGPLLERCERLTVIELDRDLAARLRRNTRLDVVESDVLKVDFAALADRLGQPLRVVGNLPYNISTPILFHLLSVASRVVDQTFMLQKEVVERMAASPGNKDYGRLSVMLQWRYDIESLLDVPPEAFEPPPRVDSAVVRMQPLPGTQAVDPVLLGELVTVAFSQRRKLLRHTLGRWLEARGCDAPFDLQRRAEEVPVAEYLALVAACRVLQ, from the coding sequence ATGGGCCACATCGCCCGCAAGCGCTTCGGGCAGCACTTCCTCGCCGATGCCGGGGTGATCGACGCGATCGTCGCGGCGATCGACCCGCGGCCCGGGCAGGCGCTGGTCGAGATCGGCCCCGGCCTTGGCGCGATGACCGGGCCGCTGCTCGAGCGCTGCGAGCGGCTGACGGTGATCGAGCTCGACCGCGACCTGGCGGCGCGGTTGCGCCGCAACACGCGGCTCGACGTGGTCGAGTCCGACGTGTTGAAGGTCGATTTCGCGGCGCTGGCCGATCGGCTCGGCCAGCCGCTGCGCGTGGTTGGCAACCTGCCGTACAACATCTCGACGCCGATCCTCTTCCACCTGCTCTCGGTGGCCTCGCGCGTGGTCGACCAGACCTTCATGCTGCAGAAGGAGGTGGTCGAGCGCATGGCCGCCAGCCCCGGCAACAAGGACTACGGGCGCCTGAGCGTGATGCTGCAGTGGCGCTACGACATCGAGTCGCTGCTCGACGTACCGCCCGAGGCGTTCGAGCCGCCGCCGCGGGTGGATTCGGCCGTGGTGCGCATGCAGCCGTTGCCGGGCACGCAGGCGGTGGACCCGGTGCTGCTCGGCGAACTCGTCACGGTCGCCTTCTCGCAGCGCCGCAAGCTGCTGCGCCACACGCTGGGCCGCTGGCTCGAGGCGCGTGGCTGCGATGCGCCGTTTGACCTGCAGCGGCGCGCAGAAGAGGTGCCGGTGGCCGAATACCTGGCGCTGGTCGCCGCCTGCCGGGTGCTCCAATGA